From one Gemmatimonadaceae bacterium genomic stretch:
- the araD gene encoding L-ribulose-5-phosphate 4-epimerase AraD, whose amino-acid sequence MTPVKKKSAVRASKALREAVCEANIALFRLGLAKFTFGNASGVDREQGLVVIKPSGVGYDVLTPAMLVVTDLNGTVVQGSMRPSSDLATHVALYRAFGAIGGVVHTHSQYATAFAQARREIPCLGTTHADYFHGAIPVTKLMTPLAIAEDYELNTGHAITQCFRTLDPATMPAVLVANHAPFCWGRDVSDAVHTARYLEEVATMAYHTLTLSPDAAPVSRELLDKHFLRKHGKSAYYGQP is encoded by the coding sequence ATGACGCCCGTGAAGAAGAAGTCCGCGGTACGGGCGTCGAAGGCGCTGCGCGAGGCGGTGTGCGAGGCGAACATCGCGTTGTTCCGCCTTGGCCTCGCGAAGTTCACCTTCGGTAACGCCAGCGGCGTGGATCGCGAGCAGGGGCTGGTCGTGATCAAGCCCAGCGGCGTGGGCTACGATGTGCTCACGCCGGCGATGCTGGTGGTGACGGACCTGAACGGCACGGTGGTGCAGGGCAGCATGCGCCCGTCATCGGACCTGGCCACGCACGTCGCGCTCTACCGTGCGTTCGGCGCCATCGGCGGTGTGGTGCACACGCACTCCCAGTACGCCACGGCCTTTGCGCAGGCGCGGCGCGAGATCCCGTGCCTCGGCACCACGCACGCCGACTACTTCCACGGCGCGATCCCGGTGACGAAGCTGATGACACCGCTCGCGATCGCCGAGGACTACGAGCTGAACACCGGTCACGCCATCACGCAGTGCTTCCGCACGCTGGACCCTGCCACCATGCCGGCGGTGCTGGTCGCCAACCACGCCCCCTTCTGCTGGGGCCGCGACGTGAGCGACGCGGTGCACACCGCCCGCTACCTCGAGGAGGTGGCGACGATGGCGTACCACACGCTCACGCTGTCACCTGACGCTGCGCCGGTCTCGCGAGAGCTGCTGGACAAGCACTTCCTGCGGAAGCACGGGAAGTCTGCGTACTACGGGCAGCCGTGA
- a CDS encoding DUF4287 domain-containing protein — translation MADPKADTESMIRNLEEKTGKDLETWKALARASGESKHGRIVSHLKESHGLGHGYANLVAHMTLESSALSADAGDLVAEQYGGAKAALRPWYDALVAQVCALGPDVELSPKKAYVSLRRSKQFGLIQPSTATRLDVGLVLKGVEPEGRLEAGGSWNSMCTHRIRIESASQIDADLLAWVQRAYAGA, via the coding sequence ATGGCTGATCCCAAGGCAGACACCGAATCGATGATCCGGAACCTCGAGGAGAAGACCGGAAAGGACCTCGAGACGTGGAAGGCGCTCGCGCGTGCGAGCGGAGAGTCGAAGCATGGACGGATCGTGTCGCACCTGAAGGAGTCGCACGGACTTGGCCATGGGTACGCCAACCTGGTGGCGCACATGACGCTGGAGTCGAGCGCCCTCAGCGCCGACGCCGGCGACCTGGTGGCGGAGCAGTACGGCGGTGCCAAGGCGGCGCTGCGTCCGTGGTACGACGCGCTGGTGGCCCAGGTGTGCGCGCTCGGCCCCGATGTGGAGCTGTCACCGAAGAAGGCGTACGTGAGCCTGCGCCGGTCGAAGCAGTTCGGGCTGATCCAGCCGAGTACGGCGACCCGACTCGACGTGGGGCTGGTGCTGAAGGGCGTGGAGCCGGAGGGACGCCTCGAGGCGGGCGGGAGCTGGAACAGCATGTGCACGCACCGGATTCGCATCGAGTCCGCGTCACAGATCGACGCGGACCTGCTGGCCTGGGTGCAGCGGGCGTACGCCGGCGCGTAG
- a CDS encoding class II glutamine amidotransferase, translating to MPKYLAMSFEGDFAPSFDLHCLRPGRRPPDGWGIGYYPGGGPSAAVLKEPTPPHGSIRSELIRAWEHLESSLFMLHIRVATWGPITDANTQPFARSWGGRDWLVAHGGSLSQKLPPRPHARFEPVGSTDTEQLFCELLERIAGRGWRSIGDCDPVVLRGWFAALNERGSLTTCLTDGRDLLVYADQRGVGEVHVWEIVPPYTALTFGDEDLTVDLTQRGAKPRKGVVVASDPLEVTGMPDARWRTVTPGHLLIIRQGAVRHEVAPPVAPDGVAPVLPSPAATGAAAIPHPVVSPVRQLEVCHRTVYRYLRAVERSTHNLRLAPMHDTRQRVLRHDVRVAVDGEPVGGLHDREYEDVFGNHAQRLSIERPYTELVIESRSSVELLDCDPLGFRPLRVRSSIPLPWMPWQRQVLQPFLLPPELPESELNELLDYAMSFVKRNDSDLLETLLDINSSIHREYAYRQGTTTFSTTPFEVYVNRHGVCQDFTNLFICLARLLGVPARYVCGYVYTGPKHENHLQSEATHAWAQAYLPDVGWRGFDPTNGVLTQTDHVRVAVGRNYVDATPTSGTIYVGGGSETLSVTVTVEPAEAPAAAGAEACVGAE from the coding sequence ATGCCCAAGTACCTCGCGATGTCGTTCGAGGGCGATTTCGCCCCGTCGTTCGACCTGCACTGCCTGCGGCCCGGCCGCCGGCCGCCGGACGGGTGGGGGATCGGCTACTACCCGGGAGGCGGGCCGTCGGCGGCGGTGCTCAAGGAGCCCACGCCGCCGCACGGCAGCATCCGCAGTGAGCTGATCCGGGCGTGGGAGCACCTCGAGTCATCGCTCTTCATGCTGCACATCCGCGTGGCCACGTGGGGGCCGATCACGGATGCCAACACGCAACCGTTCGCACGGAGCTGGGGCGGGCGTGACTGGCTGGTGGCGCACGGCGGGAGCCTGTCACAGAAGCTGCCGCCCAGGCCCCACGCGCGTTTCGAGCCGGTGGGCTCCACCGACACCGAACAGCTCTTCTGTGAACTGCTGGAGCGTATCGCGGGCCGCGGCTGGCGCAGCATCGGGGACTGCGATCCGGTGGTGCTGCGCGGCTGGTTCGCGGCGCTGAACGAGCGCGGCTCGCTCACCACCTGCCTCACGGACGGCCGCGACCTGCTGGTGTACGCCGACCAGCGGGGCGTGGGTGAGGTGCACGTGTGGGAGATCGTACCGCCGTACACGGCGCTCACGTTCGGCGACGAGGATCTCACGGTCGACCTGACGCAGCGCGGTGCGAAGCCGCGGAAGGGCGTGGTGGTGGCGTCCGACCCGCTCGAGGTGACCGGCATGCCAGACGCCCGGTGGCGCACGGTCACGCCTGGTCACCTGCTGATCATCCGGCAGGGGGCGGTGCGACACGAGGTGGCGCCCCCGGTCGCGCCGGATGGTGTGGCGCCGGTGCTCCCGTCACCCGCCGCCACCGGGGCCGCCGCGATCCCGCATCCCGTGGTCTCGCCGGTGCGGCAGCTCGAGGTCTGCCACCGCACCGTGTACCGCTACCTGCGGGCGGTGGAGCGGAGCACGCACAACCTGCGGCTGGCGCCGATGCACGACACCCGCCAGCGCGTGCTGCGGCACGACGTGCGGGTAGCGGTGGACGGCGAGCCGGTGGGCGGGCTGCACGACCGCGAGTACGAGGACGTGTTCGGCAACCATGCGCAGCGGCTGTCGATCGAGCGGCCGTACACGGAGCTCGTGATCGAATCACGCTCGTCGGTGGAGCTGCTCGATTGCGACCCGCTCGGCTTCCGGCCGCTGCGCGTGCGCTCGAGCATCCCGCTGCCGTGGATGCCGTGGCAGCGCCAGGTGCTGCAGCCGTTCCTGCTGCCGCCGGAGCTGCCGGAGAGTGAACTGAACGAGCTGCTGGACTACGCGATGAGCTTCGTGAAGCGCAACGACTCCGACCTGCTGGAGACGCTGCTCGACATCAACAGCTCGATCCACCGCGAGTATGCGTACCGGCAGGGCACCACGACCTTCAGCACAACCCCGTTCGAGGTGTACGTGAACCGGCACGGGGTCTGCCAGGACTTCACCAACCTGTTCATCTGCCTGGCGCGGCTGCTTGGCGTTCCGGCGCGGTACGTGTGCGGGTACGTCTACACCGGCCCGAAGCACGAGAACCACCTGCAGAGCGAGGCGACGCATGCGTGGGCGCAGGCGTACCTGCCGGACGTGGGGTGGCGCGGGTTCGATCCGACGAACGGGGTGCTGACGCAGACGGATCATGTGCGGGTGGCGGTGGGGCGGAACTACGTCGATGCGACGCCGACGTCGGGGACGATCTACGTGGGAGGGGGGTCGGAGACGCTGTCGGTGACGGTGACGGTGGAGCCGGCGGAGGCACCGGCCGCGGCGGGTGCCGAGGCATGCGTCGGCGCGGAGTGA
- a CDS encoding alpha-E domain-containing protein, which translates to MISRVADCCFWLGRYIERAEATARLLYVTRNLSLDAELEARQCWLPVVIVSGEEANFAERFGADVPNAQVGEEVERYMTWDEANFVSITRSVAAARENARQIREVISLEVWEAVNELYLWLGSASARSEYAQARYSFYKRIRQGCQVSAGLLRSTMLHELPLNFIWLGMLLERGSQTARVVDVHHHALMLRERTHQVVETALWLSLLRVCSAYEPFTKRYRGRVTGAAVAAFLSFEPLFPKSIAYCLHEARGRFAVIRPPVQAELPGGASQARLAALEEWLAAHASGESGDDIHGILTHVVDEIAAICSEVSRELFWHAPVQAQESAQ; encoded by the coding sequence ATGATCTCGCGCGTGGCGGATTGCTGCTTCTGGCTCGGGCGCTACATCGAGCGGGCCGAGGCCACGGCGCGGCTGCTGTACGTGACGCGGAACCTGTCGCTGGATGCGGAGCTCGAGGCGCGGCAGTGCTGGCTGCCGGTGGTCATCGTCAGCGGCGAGGAGGCGAACTTCGCGGAGCGGTTCGGCGCCGACGTGCCGAATGCGCAGGTGGGGGAGGAGGTGGAGCGCTACATGACGTGGGACGAGGCGAACTTCGTCTCGATCACGCGCTCGGTGGCGGCGGCCCGCGAGAACGCGCGGCAGATCCGCGAGGTGATCAGCCTGGAGGTGTGGGAGGCCGTGAACGAGCTGTACCTCTGGCTCGGCAGCGCGTCGGCACGGTCGGAGTATGCGCAGGCGCGGTACTCGTTCTACAAGCGGATCCGCCAGGGGTGCCAGGTGAGCGCCGGGCTGCTGCGCTCCACCATGCTGCACGAGCTGCCGCTCAACTTCATCTGGCTCGGGATGCTGCTGGAGCGCGGCTCGCAGACGGCGCGGGTGGTGGACGTGCACCATCATGCCCTGATGCTCCGCGAGCGCACCCACCAGGTGGTGGAGACGGCGCTCTGGCTCTCGCTGCTGCGGGTCTGCTCGGCGTACGAACCGTTCACGAAGCGGTACCGGGGCCGGGTGACCGGTGCGGCGGTGGCGGCGTTCCTGAGCTTCGAGCCGCTCTTCCCGAAGTCGATCGCCTACTGCCTGCACGAGGCGCGGGGCCGCTTCGCGGTGATCCGGCCGCCGGTGCAGGCGGAACTGCCGGGCGGCGCGTCGCAGGCGCGGCTGGCGGCGCTCGAGGAGTGGCTGGCCGCGCATGCCTCCGGGGAGTCCGGTGACGATATTCATGGGATCCTCACGCATGTCGTCGACGAGATCGCGGCGATCTGCAGCGAGGTGAGCCGGGAATTGTTCTGGCATGCCCCCGTCCAGGCCCAGGAGTCCGCGCAGTGA
- a CDS encoding circularly permuted type 2 ATP-grasp protein — translation MTSLFERYQPHPGTYDELFEAPGVPRAGFQRVLAELGASSAEEFATCQALAEMAMLNQGVTFSVYADDRGTEKVFPFDLVPRIVAAQDWQVLERGLTQRVQALGLFLDDVYGPQRILDAGVVPRELVLGAKEYLSVVHGVTPPGGVRVHISGIDLIRDPSGVFRVLEDNMRTPSGVSYVVENRLATKRIFPRLFDASSVQRVDHYPAQLGATLRSVSPRDPDTSTVVVLTPGSYNSAYFEHSFLARQMGLELVEAPDLFVDDDRVWMRTTRGPKQVDVIYRRTDEAYLDPEVFRPDSMLGVRGLMRAWARGHVTLANAPGNGVADDKAIYPFVPDMIRYYLGEVPVLEQVPTYVCLRDADREYVVEHLHELVVKAVDESGGYGMLMGPQASRAQLDEFRRRILAEPRKYIAQPRIELSTCPTWDGDRRCMEPRRVDLRPYILTSRDGPWVLPGGLTRVALVAGSYVVNSSQGGGSKDTWVQKEVA, via the coding sequence ATGACGAGCCTGTTCGAGCGGTACCAGCCACACCCAGGGACGTATGACGAACTCTTCGAGGCACCTGGCGTGCCGCGCGCCGGATTCCAGCGCGTCCTGGCCGAACTCGGTGCGTCGTCGGCGGAGGAGTTCGCGACGTGCCAGGCACTGGCGGAGATGGCGATGCTCAACCAGGGGGTGACGTTCTCCGTCTATGCCGACGATCGCGGCACGGAGAAGGTGTTCCCCTTCGACCTCGTGCCGCGCATCGTCGCGGCGCAGGACTGGCAGGTGCTGGAGCGCGGGTTGACGCAGCGGGTGCAGGCGCTGGGGCTCTTCCTGGACGATGTGTACGGTCCGCAGCGCATCCTCGACGCGGGGGTGGTGCCGCGGGAACTGGTGCTGGGCGCGAAGGAGTACCTGTCGGTGGTGCACGGCGTGACGCCGCCGGGCGGGGTGCGCGTGCACATCTCGGGGATCGACCTGATCCGGGATCCGTCGGGTGTCTTCCGCGTGCTGGAGGACAACATGCGCACGCCGAGTGGCGTGAGCTACGTGGTGGAGAACCGGCTGGCCACCAAGCGCATCTTCCCGCGGCTGTTCGACGCGTCGTCGGTGCAGCGCGTGGACCACTACCCGGCGCAGCTCGGGGCGACGCTGCGCTCGGTGTCGCCGCGCGATCCCGACACCTCCACCGTGGTGGTGCTGACCCCCGGGTCGTACAACTCCGCGTACTTCGAGCACAGCTTCCTCGCGCGGCAGATGGGGCTCGAGCTGGTGGAGGCCCCTGACCTGTTCGTGGACGACGATCGCGTGTGGATGCGCACCACGCGCGGGCCGAAGCAGGTGGACGTGATCTACCGCCGCACCGACGAGGCGTACCTCGATCCCGAGGTGTTCCGGCCCGACTCGATGCTGGGCGTGCGCGGTCTGATGCGCGCGTGGGCACGGGGGCACGTGACGCTGGCGAACGCGCCGGGCAACGGGGTGGCAGACGACAAGGCGATCTATCCCTTCGTGCCCGACATGATCCGCTACTACCTGGGCGAAGTGCCGGTGCTGGAGCAGGTGCCGACGTACGTGTGCCTGCGCGATGCCGACCGGGAGTACGTGGTGGAGCACCTGCACGAGCTGGTGGTGAAGGCGGTGGACGAGTCGGGGGGCTACGGCATGCTCATGGGCCCGCAGGCGTCGCGGGCGCAGCTCGACGAGTTCCGGCGGCGCATCCTGGCGGAGCCGCGGAAGTACATCGCCCAGCCGCGGATCGAGCTGTCCACCTGTCCCACCTGGGACGGTGACCGGCGCTGCATGGAGCCGCGGCGCGTGGACCTGCGCCCGTACATCCTGACCAGCCGCGACGGGCCGTGGGTGCTGCCCGGCGGGCTCACGCGGGTGGCGCTGGTGGCCGGCTCGTACGTGGTGAACTCGTCGCAGGGCGGCGGGTCGAAGGACACCTGGGTGCAGAAGGAGGTCGCATGA
- a CDS encoding transglutaminase family protein, whose translation MRLLVRHRSLWTYPSPATLGPHLIRLRPASHAAVQVLDYELLVEPEGALHWQRDPVGNHVARLTYASGATTNALDISAAFTCDVHTVNPFGFLLDAPAAVAPFSYPASWQPELAPYLDLAPAYLRGGALLHDFLATVPGQGDTVPLVVALNAAIHQHIAYVERHEAGIWTPAETLAAGRGSCRDSAVLLMAVLRTRGLATRFVSGYLIELANEPSVVGATPHGSTDRVALHAWVEVYLPGAGWIGLDPTSGLLCGEGHVPLACTADPALAAPVEGSSDLAESGVSFTMSLLRLDATVLTPH comes from the coding sequence ATGCGCCTTCTCGTGCGGCACCGCAGCCTGTGGACCTATCCGTCGCCGGCGACGCTCGGGCCGCACCTGATCCGGCTGCGTCCGGCCAGCCATGCGGCGGTGCAGGTCCTGGACTACGAGCTGCTGGTCGAGCCGGAGGGCGCCCTCCACTGGCAGCGCGATCCGGTGGGCAACCACGTCGCGCGGCTCACGTACGCCAGCGGCGCCACCACCAACGCGCTCGACATCTCGGCCGCGTTCACCTGCGACGTGCACACGGTGAACCCCTTCGGCTTCCTGCTCGACGCTCCCGCCGCCGTCGCGCCGTTCTCCTATCCCGCGTCGTGGCAGCCGGAGCTGGCCCCGTACCTCGATCTCGCGCCGGCGTACCTGCGCGGCGGCGCGCTGCTGCACGACTTCCTCGCGACCGTGCCCGGCCAGGGTGACACGGTGCCGCTGGTGGTGGCGCTGAACGCCGCGATCCACCAGCACATCGCGTACGTGGAGCGTCACGAGGCGGGCATCTGGACGCCGGCCGAGACCCTCGCGGCGGGGCGCGGGAGTTGCCGCGACTCGGCCGTGCTGCTGATGGCGGTGCTGCGGACCCGAGGTCTCGCGACACGGTTCGTGAGTGGCTACCTGATCGAGCTTGCGAACGAACCCTCGGTGGTGGGCGCCACGCCGCACGGGTCCACCGATCGTGTGGCACTGCACGCATGGGTGGAGGTGTACCTGCCCGGCGCCGGCTGGATCGGGCTCGATCCCACCAGCGGGCTCCTCTGCGGCGAGGGCCATGTGCCGCTCGCGTGCACCGCCGATCCCGCGCTGGCCGCACCAGTCGAAGGCAGCAGCGACCTGGCGGAGTCGGGCGTGTCCTTCACCATGTCGCTGCTGCGCCTCGACGCCACCGTACTCACCCCCCACTGA
- a CDS encoding VOC family protein, whose translation MTMQFAYAILYVPDVGASLDFWETAFGLTRRFLHESGDYGELETGATALAFAAHGLGDMNFPGGHVAAHESARPLGFEIALVTADVAAAHARAVAAGAREMAAPVMKPWGQVVSYVRCPDGVLVELCTAMAG comes from the coding sequence GTGACCATGCAGTTCGCGTACGCAATCCTGTACGTCCCGGATGTCGGCGCATCGCTGGATTTCTGGGAGACGGCGTTCGGGCTCACCCGACGCTTCCTGCACGAGTCCGGGGACTACGGAGAGCTCGAGACCGGTGCCACTGCGCTGGCATTCGCCGCCCACGGCCTCGGCGACATGAACTTCCCGGGCGGGCATGTGGCGGCACACGAATCCGCGAGACCGCTCGGCTTCGAGATCGCGCTGGTGACCGCGGACGTCGCAGCCGCGCACGCGCGGGCCGTGGCCGCCGGCGCGCGCGAGATGGCGGCGCCCGTGATGAAGCCGTGGGGACAGGTCGTCTCGTACGTGCGGTGTCCCGATGGCGTGCTGGTGGAACTGTGCACGGCGATGGCGGGGTGA
- a CDS encoding class I SAM-dependent methyltransferase, with translation MTEPQIRFVDGASYERFMGAWSQQVGTEFLAWVAPEPGWRWLDVGCGNGAFTELLVDRCAPAAIDGIDPAPAQLEYARARPSLQHATLRQGDAMAMPYAGAAFDAAVMPLVVFFVPEPARGVAEMVRVVRPGGVVAAYAWDMANAGFPYAALHDEMRASGMTIGMPPSPEASRDDLLRALWIDAGLVDVRTREITATRRYASMDEYWEIISGWRTIAAQFAEQPAGVVERLRARMEEVLQPSADGSVTRTATANAVTGRVPA, from the coding sequence ATGACCGAACCACAGATCCGCTTCGTGGATGGCGCCTCGTACGAGCGCTTCATGGGTGCGTGGAGCCAGCAGGTGGGCACGGAGTTCCTGGCCTGGGTGGCCCCGGAGCCGGGATGGCGCTGGCTGGATGTGGGGTGCGGCAACGGTGCGTTCACCGAGCTGCTCGTGGACCGCTGTGCGCCCGCTGCCATCGACGGCATCGATCCCGCACCGGCGCAGCTCGAGTACGCCCGCGCGCGCCCGTCGCTGCAGCACGCCACGCTGCGGCAGGGCGACGCCATGGCGATGCCGTACGCCGGCGCCGCGTTCGACGCTGCCGTCATGCCGCTGGTGGTCTTCTTCGTGCCCGAGCCGGCGCGCGGCGTGGCCGAGATGGTGCGGGTGGTGCGGCCCGGCGGGGTGGTGGCTGCCTACGCGTGGGACATGGCGAACGCCGGCTTCCCGTATGCAGCGCTGCACGACGAGATGCGTGCGTCCGGCATGACGATCGGGATGCCCCCCAGTCCCGAGGCGTCGCGCGACGACCTGCTGCGCGCGCTCTGGATCGACGCGGGCCTGGTGGATGTCCGCACGCGCGAGATCACCGCCACGCGCCGTTACGCGAGCATGGACGAGTACTGGGAGATCATCTCGGGGTGGCGCACGATCGCGGCGCAGTTCGCCGAGCAGCCGGCCGGCGTGGTCGAGCGGCTGCGGGCCCGCATGGAGGAGGTGCTGCAGCCGTCGGCGGATGGCAGCGTCACGCGGACGGCGACGGCGAATGCGGTGACGGGGCGCGTGCCGGCATGA
- a CDS encoding GrpB family protein, giving the protein MPRTLELVRITGEWADRFHEEAARITDVLGRLALALEHVGSTAVPGIAGKPVLDVAIGVSDEAAANACIEPLTGLGYDYRGLNGSDPRRRYYTLTTGEVRSTQLHLYLLPAAGWDEKLRFRDALRADPALAAAYASEKYRVARLVGWDKGAYAVAKEPFVARVLAGWRPPAS; this is encoded by the coding sequence ATGCCCAGAACACTCGAGCTCGTCCGGATCACGGGGGAGTGGGCGGACCGATTCCACGAGGAAGCCGCCCGGATCACGGATGTGCTCGGCAGGCTGGCGTTGGCGCTCGAGCACGTCGGGAGTACCGCGGTGCCCGGGATCGCAGGCAAGCCGGTCCTCGACGTCGCCATCGGCGTGAGCGACGAGGCGGCGGCAAACGCCTGCATCGAGCCACTGACGGGGCTGGGCTACGACTACCGGGGCCTGAACGGCAGCGATCCCCGGCGGCGCTACTACACGCTGACCACAGGCGAGGTGCGGTCCACGCAGCTGCACCTCTACCTGCTGCCGGCGGCGGGATGGGACGAGAAGCTGCGCTTCCGGGACGCGCTCCGCGCCGATCCGGCACTGGCCGCTGCCTACGCCTCGGAGAAATACCGGGTGGCTCGCCTGGTGGGGTGGGACAAGGGCGCCTACGCAGTGGCCAAGGAACCGTTCGTGGCCCGCGTCCTGGCTGGCTGGCGCCCGCCGGCGTCCTGA